aacatcagtgtgacaggaaaagcaccgagacacacacacacctgagtgagagtgttccagtgaactgactgtggaaagagctttaaccagttacagcctgaaaaaaAACACCATTCACGAagcggggggggggaaaccatacacgtgttctgtgtgaggaccaagcttcacttgattgtccaaagaggaaacgaacaaagacactgactccatggagataccgtcaaaaccgtggggtatgattttcgcttagggggtttccaaaatgcgagaggtcccgggttcatatcccggacgagccctgcaaAGTGATTGACTGAGGAGGTGATggtgcagtggcattgtcactgcatgagtaatcctgagacccagcacaactctctgagaatgcaggttcaaaccccaccacggcagatgcttcattgtggcttgtatttgaacttgaatccaataaatcaagggtagcagtggttagctccactgtcccaggttcgattcctgcttgggtcactgactgcggagtctgcctgggtttactccgggtgctccggttttcccctagtccaaagatgtgcaggtttggtggagtggcTATGctcaattgctcttagtgtccaaaagggttagatggggttactgggttatggggatagggtggaggtgtgggcttgagaagggtgctctttccaagggccagtgcagactcgatgtgccgaatggcctgttctgcactgtaaattatatgattgtgGAAGTTGGGTGTGAAATAGTTTTAGTGAGAATTGGGTCAAAGGAGCACAGGGTAAGTCTCACAGACAAGATGACCGCTGAGAGAACATGATGGGAGACAGCAGGAAAAGAAGAGAAAGATCTGAGTTCAGAATTTGGACAAGAACGGTCTTcgaggcagttttactgagtggtttagtggaagaggagctgtagaatcagctgatcggattgtttcaatgggtggggttttccagtccttcctgttggctggattttccagtcccacagatctctcggtctgctgttccggttcattggttgtctcattgggttcgctgtaggcctcttggggtctgtggaaaaaCTCCCGGTgcgtcattcgcctgatgaattccctggagcggagaaactgcgacatcttcttcacagccttcaacacgtcatcgatgaagacgaacatcttgccaaggtcaacaCTGCTTGCCTCCAAACAACcgcacatttcatttcatttttcaacctcAGACtattgattgcagcaaactacccagcattcagaacgatcatgacaccacacaaccctgccatggcaacctctgcaagacgtgccagatcatcaacatgggtaccaccattacacgtgagaacacgtgTAATGGTGCGCCTCGTCCAACATtatctacttcatacgctgcagcaaaggatgccccgaggcgtggtacattggtgaggccaatgcagacgctgcgacaacgaatgaacggacatcgcgcgacaatcgccagacaggaatgttcccttgcagtcggggaacacttcagcagtcaagggcattcagcctctgatcttcggataagcgtttggcgttcaggacgcgcgacaacgcagaatggcagagcagaaactgatagccaagttcgcacacatgagtacggcctcaactgggaccctggattcatgttacattacatgtgcttgcaaaatcctaccaactgttctggcttgagacaattcacacctctttaacctgtgattatccctctctccagtcgcaccgtatggacctgcaaagacttaattacctgcaaagactcgcattcaaagtaccattttgcgtcattgaatttttctacatatgtttgtggaacccacatcttcattcacctgaggaagaagctgcaatccgaaagctagtgattctaaacaaacctgttggactttaacctggtgttgtaagacttcttactgtgctcatcccagtccaacgcaggcatctccacatcataaatgagaAGCATTTAAATGCTACTGCCAGTTTCGAACCATGCACCTTTTGCTcgttaggtgaatgtgataacctccatgctacagaaacagctggaagCACAGTACCAATGGACCTGTGCaacgttcaactgcacagtcttgctgcagctttcaatggtttggctgggaggccaggtcacttattacattaaaacagatgtctcaacttgtaagaccataagatatagaacttatattgaagtttagcatttgttcagtaaatatctaaccgaacaatgctctctgttcaatcattaatgcatcattcttggCTTCCTGTAGAAAgtttccaccaattttactcaatatttgtttcattattcagtgttgaacatcagtatatttatttgttatatatgacttcattttgaattgaatagatctcgagtcttcactctgaataactctgaaatacacaccattgaattgcaaacatgactgatcaAGAAAAGAAAACgtttcactgggtaacagaaatCCTATGAACCTTTGTTCAATTTGACCTCAGACAGcttttaaacaaagtcaaatatagttaaatggaagagaattgagaattatatgttgcttatatttgacccctctgtgttttggtgtgaaacattctgcagcctaaatcccgttcatgtataagaaaggagggctgacaggaaatccgcactgagcctggatttcctcatctccccgagtggcttttcctgtttctccatcattaAGGCTGAATCTTTCAATAAcgtggttcagttaaatctctaacatttcctctaattcagttacagtatcgtttgtgtctgtctgtatgagCTGTCTAGATATGTTTCGGAGGGTGATTAAAATCTTAATCTACGTCTACAAAGCCATTCaattcttttgtgaactgagcaaactgccaagatccgcactttgtgttttcatgtatggaacgatccgtctggactgtacgcagaacaatacttttcactgtacctcgggacacgtgacaataaatcaaatccaatcagagacagtttcttactcgtcttcaaaTTGAAAAGAATCTTCTTAAAAatgattcattcatgggaggtgggggtcactggctgggcagcatttactgctcattccaattgcccttgaactgcgtgtcttgtgaggctatttcagagggcacttacaaatcaactacaacattgctgtggatctggagtcacgtgtaggccaggccacctaaggagagcagatttcttgaaggacattagtgaaccagatgagttttcacaacaatcaagagtgttatcattagacttctaattcaagacttttattcaatttcagcatctgtcataggcagattcgatcccagatccccagagcattaacctgggtgtcTGAATTACCATTACTCCAATGTCCAGCCCGCATATTCTTGGCAGAATATGGTGtctcatgttgtgttctgtgatcttgtcttgcaatgattctacagaactgctggtgaattagtcagaacgatgatttattaatgtacacgtggtaacgatcagaatgctatacagacttaAGTTATCACAGAATTACATTAGAAttcttggaactacccttatgtgtgaCTGGTCTCGTGTATGCatgacaaccttctgctggtagccggaaCCTGACTGCTGCCTGACGCCAAcgactggtgggaggtcacactgctgagtacatgtaatattatatacaggcttctcaccacatctcgtaacttctcaaaattatcaAGTAATTTATttcttcaaacaaattctgatagctctgcagtttctggaaaaattttggttgatcgtgttattttttaaattaaagatctagtttttgcaatataattacctaatacactaatcataatcaatgttcactactgaataaacTTCAATTTTATTATTGTTTTTTTGCGATGAAATCAagacatagttaatatagaaaaggtacagaaggtgacattgctgcagaaaggcacatgttagaggtataaaagggcttccttgaccttattaCTAAGGCCAGTGAATACAatatgaaaataacaatttacgGGCAGCAAAgctgcgcaatggttagcactgctgcctcatggcgcagatgttatcggttcgatcccgaccctgggtcactgccgtgtggagtttgcacattcttctcgtggttttgttggtttcacccccacaacccaaaaatgtgcagggtaggtggattggccacgctaaattgttccttaatgcgaaaaaatgaattgggtactctaaaaaaaattttaataatgaaaataacaatttaaaaactaaatgtgattacacatgcgtacttagtttcctacattacaacagtgaatatgtttcaaaagtactccattggctttaaaacactgcaggaggtccagtggtagtgagaggttttatagaaatgtatatttgttctaattgtctgcaaacgaggatatattacacttggtgtcctcaccaatttattgataaaggttgagtcttaattttgtgcaaTAACCACGTCaatgacaccattttgaatactctgtgaaattccagacacaccatatgcacaattatttgttgtaaaacacagcgagttgctgtgatttggaatgcactgtctataaaTGTTGCTGGAATCTctttggactgtaacttccaaaagggaatttgatacattctgaaaaagaaaacaaaatagtcgaactctgggattaaatgggtcgctgtacaaagagctgtcacgggaaaaatgggccaaatagactcctctgtgctccagcagccttgtGTGCATGTAAAGGGAGTGGTGACAACCTGGAACCTACAGCCTATAAGGGAGCAGACACAGAGATGACGGAAggatttcaataggaaattggacaagcactgagagaaataaacccacaGGGATTTGGGGAACGAACGGGGCAATGGGCAGACTgacttcctccacagggagccgacacggtctcaaagggctgaatggccccattccccaccctccagatgctgtgatctcaggagagaaattcagctgctccagtcactccaactaactggagtcccttatctctggtgccattcttgtaaatgtcctctacaccgtctctaagaacttcacatccttcctaaagggcagcacggtagcattgtggatagcacaattgcttcacagctccagggtcccaggttcgattccggctttggtcactgtctgtgcggagtctgcacatcctccccatgtgtgcgtgggtttcctccgggtgctccggtttcttcccacagtccaaagatgtgcaggttaggtggattggccatgataaattgcccttagtgtccaaaattgcccttagtgttgggtggggttactgggttatggggatagggtggaggtgttgaccttgggtagggtgctctttccaagagccggtgcagactcgatgggccgaatggcctctttctacactgtacattctatgataatctatgataaagtgtGGAGCCCATATATAGGCTTCCATTCCAGAGGGATAAAATTGAAAAGTacggaggaaatgttcaacttgtttaaaaCGATGGTTcgactacactgggagctctgtcagcATTGATGATCTCCATTTAGAACAAAGGAAATAGAGacactggataaggtgcaacaaagattcataatatacagaactgagagcatttaacactcaggaaagtctggggctgcttttttctggaaaagagaagactgatggaagtctttcagattatgaagggattcaataatccaataggaatttcaatcGACACCTCTTTATCCAGcgagtggtgggaatcgggaactcacgaccacagcgagtggttgagatgaacagcatgaatccattgaatgtgaagctagatacatacatgagggagaaaggaatagaaggagatgttggtgggggggacggggggggggggacacacatatagaggggtgggtggaggatcatgtggagcacaaatactgacacagaccatggctaacctcagccggtatgggaatttaacctgtgccgTTGGTGTGGCtcagcacgaaccagccatccagccaactgagcaaaccgaTCCCCGTATAAATCTGAAATAATTCCAtaaatattagtgattgcctgtctcccaccatactatttaaagtagtttcccagtgcacctcagatAACTTGCCCCTCATAACCGAATAAtgttcttctgtgagaagcaccaagataaattaaacaaaagaaccaggtaaccaccacagcccatcttcatggcaatgtggcatgattttgggggtgtccaaacagaaatggtaatgaaacatcttctaacctcCAAACACCTTTTCACTCTTTGGTCCTTGTGAAATGTGAAACTAGATAttcgcaagaaggctcagagagaatcagaccaTTGAAGACGAAGCCATgagaccagccagtccagcagaaataaaCTCTCTGaacatccccattgaccaacagaatgaacaaatgcagtcctggatgttattgagaacagaaacaataacagcagaatccaatccctgtaatcagtcgTGAACTTGTTGGTGCCTCAggaagtgcgatgaattacaaaatcccttcccacattgagagcaggtgaacggcctcaccccagtatgaactcccttgtgtgactgcagacggcattACCGAGTGAATCGCGCAAATAGAGGTAAACATCTTCTGAGTTATGGggatgacacccacgcagacacttggagaacgtggctccacacggacagtgacctggggccaggattgaataaTGGTCCTCAGCTCGGTGagattgcagtgctaaccactgcgtcacctaactatttagatgagggaacaaaatgcaatatctccaaatttgcagatgacacaagttgtgtgggagggtgagctgtgaggaggctgcagagatccgtcagtgtgatttggacaagttgagtgagtgggcaaatgaatggcagatacaatataatttggagaaatgcgaggttatccagtttggtagcaaaacgagaaggcaggctattatctgaattgtcataaattaggagagggaaatgtgcaacgagacctggatatCCTCGTACACATCACTGAAGGAAAGTATGCAGCgacagcaagcggtaaagaaggcaaatgatatgctagccttcattgcgagcggcttcgagtacaggagcaggaatatcttgctgtcattatacagggccttggcgaggccatacctggatgattgtgtgcaattttggtctccttatcggaggaaggacattcttgctctagagggagcgcagcgaaggtttaccagactgattccttggatggtgggactgacgtatgagagattgaatcagttaggattgtattctcatagaaacctataatattccaacaggacttgacagggtagatgcaggaaagattttcccaatggtgggagtgtacagaatgagaggtcgcagtctgaggatacagggtagaccatttatttcatagaatttatagtacagaaggaggccatttggcccatcgagtctacaccagctcttggaaagagcaccctacccaaccccacacttccaccctatccccattacccagtaaccccacccaacactaagggcaatattggacactaagggccaatttgggatggccaatccacctaaccggcacatctttggactgtgggataaaaccggagcacccagtggaaacccacgcagacacggggaggatatgcagactctgcacagtgacccaagccggaatcgaacctgggaccctggagctgtgaagcaattgtgctatccacaatgctaccgtgctgccctttcatgtaGCGCAAACCCTGAAGCGAGCATCtttcccctagaccaacgagccggcatcctcctgacccagtccatggctttctccctcattgtctgaAACACATGAGCAACTTCCGTATAATCGCggtgcatacatttaagtctaaatcattgatatataccggaaaactgtggagccccactggaaacagacgtccaggcatcattcagtcctggatgtgactaacagcagcaacaacagctgaatccaaaccctgctgttgcctgtgaacttgctgatgtctgtgcaggttgtttaactgagtgaatctcctcccacataCGGAAcagttaaacagcctctccccagtaccgctcccacatgtgggccacacggtagcacagtggttagcactgttgcttcaaagctccagggtcccagaatttcgggcttggctcactgtctgtgctgagtttgcatgttctccccatgtctgcgtgggtttgctccgggtgctccagtttcctcccacaaatccaaaaatgtgtagattaggtggatcggccatgctaaattgcccttagtgtccaaaaaggtgaggtcgggttatgggttaggttggaggtatgggcttaagtaaggtgctctttgcaagggccggtgcactcgatgggccgaatgccctccttctgcactgtaaatgctatgattctgtttccgtgtgaactcgctggtgtttccgcagattcggtttacttttaaatctcttttcagtcagaacatttaaaaggattctgatcagtgtgaacaagttggtggctGGTCAGGTGGGATGACTCAgtaaatttcttgtcacacacggagCAAGAGTACGgtttctgcccagtgtgaacttgctggtgttgcagaagcttggatgaacatgtgaatctcttcccacacacggagcaggtgaatgacctctccccagtgtgagtgcgttgatgtgtcagtaaattcTTTttccttttaaagctcttctcacagtcagcacatttaaaaggtctctgatcagtatgaacaacttGGTGTGCCAGGAGgtctgatgactgagtgaatcccatcccacacacggagcaggtgaatggcctctctccagtgtgagtgcgttggtgtctcagtaaatcctttttacttttaaaactcttctcacagtcagcacatttaaaaggtttctggtcactatgaacaagttggtgtgtcaggaggtgggatgacctagtgaatcccttcccacacacggagcaggtgaatggcctctccccagtgtgagtacgtTGGTGTCTCAGTAAATTAATTTTccttttgaagctcttctcacagtcagcacattcaaaaggtctctgatcagaatgaacaagttggtgtctcaggaggtataatgactgagtaaatcccttcccacacacggagcaggtgaatggcctctccccagtgtgagtgcgttgatgagacagtaaatcatttctgcgtttaaagctcttttcacGGTCAGCAcgtttaaacggtctctggtcagagtggaccTGACGGTGAACCCGGAGGTTTGACGAAGCCTTAAATCgcttcccacattccaaacaggtgaatggcctctccccagtgtgagtgcgttgatgtaacagtaaataatttctgcttttaaagctcttctcacagtcagcacatttaaaaggtctctgatcagtatgaacaagttggtggctcaggaggtgggatgacagagtgaatcccttcccacacacggagcaggtgaatggcctctccccagtgtgagtgcgttgatgtgtcagtaaatcctttctgcgtttaaagctctttccacagtcagcacatttaaacggtctctgatcagtatgaacaagttggtgtgtcaggaggtatgatgaccgaatgaatcccttcccacacacggagcaggtaaatggcctttccccagtgtgaatacgttgatgtgtttccaattcagatgggtaattgaatcccaacccacagtccccacatttccacggtttctccatggttatcgacaagttatcaggtgcaggtgggatgcagattggaggtcactatcagatcagccgtgatgttattaaatggtggaacaggctcacggggcggAATGTCCTATTGCTGCTTGATTCCTAtggtgcgaatgtccttatgtctctccaacttggatcatcagttgaagcctgagtacggtgtctccctgttgtaaatgctgcaatttaatttcatgctgtgtgattggttaaaactcagttccagctaactgtggaaaattacttggatatctgtgtcttggtgctttgccaatcacagtgattttaaaaaaattttccaaaagacaaaacagacaaacatttctccttccacgttgaaaggccgatcttgatgaatcaatgaatcagatctcgacatgatgtttgcatctgcaaatattctgtaaaagaagattacattgaaatactgtgaatatataagacacaagcAGGCCATtttgtcacagattctgctgctgtccatactcggcacacatctccgactctcccacctatcaaatctcagcctttcagctgattttcaattccattttctctcatgtgcttgtcccgtttccttttggaaacatctcagcactttcctcaactcctttgcatggtaatgagttgcacattctgaacctgtaataaataattttgtctgtattgtccccttggatttattcataactatcttgtatttatgacttGTGGTTCattgatggtcactctctcacatcacccgtctccatttaatctttcctgagagctgtaatctctcatgttacaaaagtcatcactgtcaatgcaggatagaatttgcaaagagacaaacctttctgttgggttcagtttgttatgtgcaaattctccaattctaaccccctgtaaaaggagtttacaaaagccatcactgtcagtccaggatagaaattctgaacaggcaattctagtttctctggaacatttctttctctcttgttcccccaaagctggaaatcccagtcccacacactctccctcctcccttggctgaaatccaaacccatctcaccatctgcactccCATTTAttccctccactcccagttttctccctccctctcctctgcctgggtgcagttctccagctcctgcctGCCGACTgacaaaaccaatgggtcttattgggggtttggggcctccagcgggtgtttgtgaatcctccccgcccacctgccagggtttccttccttgccagagatcagggtcctcattgatttgagtgcaaagtgtgagctcttatttcttgtcctcctcccccatcctctgaaccatcctccagtggctgaaacaggatggtgcccgttaacctgggcctgttcccaggagggagaagccccgcagctgcaaaccagggagctgacaatgattgtgaacataagaccataagaactagga
This portion of the Scyliorhinus torazame isolate Kashiwa2021f chromosome 5, sScyTor2.1, whole genome shotgun sequence genome encodes:
- the LOC140421800 gene encoding uncharacterized protein: MEKPWKCGDCGLGFNYPSELETHQRIHTGERPFTCSVCGKGFIRSSYLLTHQLVHTDQRPFKCADCGKSFKRRKDLLTHQRTHTGERPFTCSVCGKGFTLSSHLLSHQLVHTDQRPFKCADCEKSFKSRNYLLLHQRTHTGERPFTCLECGKRFKASSNLRVHRQVHSDQRPFKRADREKSFKRRNDLLSHQRTHTGERPFTCSVCGKGFTQSLYLLRHQLVHSDQRPFECADCEKSFKRKINLLRHQRTHTGERPFTCSVCGKGFTRSSHLLTHQLVHSDQKPFKCADCEKSFKSKKDLLRHQRTHTGERPFTCSVCGMGFTQSSDLLAHQVVHTDQRPFKCADCEKSFKRKKNLLTHQRTHTGERSFTCSVCGKRFTCSSKLLQHQQVHTGQKPYSCSVCDKKFTESSHLTSHQLVHTDQNPFKCSD